CCGCAATTATTTTGTTGCTTTGCCTGACGCTGCATCGTCTCTGGCAGCGTGACCTGCGCGGCGCGTTGTTTGTTGTCTGCATTGGCTTGTTTCTTTCATCGCCTTATTGGATCGTGCAGATTAGTTCTCCAGTGTTGAATCCCGACCCAATTCGATATATTTCTCCGGCTATGATGCAGAAATCAGTGGTGTTTCCTGGATTCAGTCCGCTGATGTCGTCGGTGTTTTTTCTGCTGGTCGGCGTCGGCGCCTTTGTGGTCAAACAGCGTTGGCGTAGTTTGCGTATGCGTTTGGTGATGGTGCTGTTGGGCGTTAGCCTGCTGGGCCAAGCGCCGGCGTATCTGTTGAAGATTTTAGAAATCTATGCTCCCGCACTCTATCAACAATATGGTCATGCCGTTCCGGTTGTGGTTCCGCATGAATTTCAACTCTATTCGCAAGTCGCGTTGCTTATGATCGCCGGGTTGGGACTCAAAGCGCTCTGGCAATCGTCTGCGTTGTTGAAACCGGTTGTTCGATACGCAGTGCTCCTTTGTCTTGTCGCATGGCTGGGCGCGATGATGGTCCCGCTGGCCAAGCGTTCGCAGGCGTTTTGCGAGCCGTATCGGATGAAAGGCGAGTGGGCGGCGCTGGTTGAATTTATTCAGAGCCATCCTGATGTTGTGAGTGGAGACGCTGTGATCTGTGCACCGGAAGACGAGGTCAGTTTTTTTGTGGTCGGCCTTCGCACGGGGCGAAAATCGCTAGCGACGTATGCGTCGCACATGAACCCGCGCGCTGATTATTTCGCCCGCGTCGTCGCGCGAAACATAATACTCAATACCGGCGTCATTGATGAAGTAAAACGAGAATGCCAAGAATACAACGTAAAATACATTCTCGCGTGGAGAAAAAAAACTTCACCGGAACGAATTGAATTATTTCAAAAATCGTTTGAAACCGTCTACAATGACGGAAATGTATATTTATTCCAAACAGCGCCTTGACGGTTGTGTTTGGGTTGAGGACAACCAATCATGCTGCGTATCATTTGCGCGTTCCTGCTGACGTTTGCTGCGCTCGCTCATTCCGCTGAATCTGACTACGACGGTTTCGGCGGTTGGACGCACCTCAAAGGCGAAGCGACCGGCTTCTTTCACGCGGAACAAATTGACGGCGTCTGGTGGATCATCGACCCCGTGGGTAATGTGTTTCTTTCCAAGGGCGTCAACCACATTGTGTACGGCGGCGACTATTCTCCGGTGACGAATACCTCGCTCTACAAAGAGGCTGTCAATGAACTGTATGAGTCGCCGACTGCTTGGTCAAAAGTGGTTGCCGAGCGGCTGAAAGCATGGGGCTTCAACACCATCGGCGCCTGGTCGGACCAACGCATGAATCATCGCCTCGTTCCCTATACAAAAATATTGGATATCGGCTCGAAGGCGGGCGGCAATTGGCAGCGCGGAATTTTTCCTGATGTGTTCTCTAAAAAGTTCGCCACTCAAGCGAACCATATCGCCGCGATGGAATGCAAAAAATTACGGGATGATATGTTTTTGTTGGGGTATTATCCTGACAACGAATTGCGTTGGGGTCCGGATTGGCGCAACAAAAATGCCTTGTTGATTGACTTTTTGGCGATGGAGCCCTCCCGCGACGGCGGCGAGCAAGCGCTGTTGTTCCTCAAAAAACGCTACCGGACAATTGAAGAACTAAACCAAGCCTGGAAGATTCAAGTAAAAACGTGGGACGAGATTTCCAAAGCCAAATTGCCGGAATCAGAAGCGCGTAAAAAAGACGAAGCCGAATTTTTACGTAAAGTAGCTGACCAATATTTTCGTGTTTGTTATGAAGCCGTCAAAAAAGCCGACCCCAACCACATGCTACTGGGCTGCCGTTTTGCGGGGTATGCGCCCGAACCCGTGCTGGCGGCGGCGGGGACCTACTCTGATGTTATCAGTTACAATTCGTATAATCGCTTGCCCCCCGTTGAAGCGCTCAACCGCGTACACGAAATCACCACAAAGCCGATCATGCTGACCGAGTTCTCGTTCAAAGCGATGGACTCCGGCTTGCCCAACACCAAAGGCGCAGGCAAACCCGTCGCGACCCAAAAAGACCGCGCGGCGTTGTTTACTCAATATGTGAATGCTTTGATGAAACTCCCGTACGCAGTGGGGTATCATTGGTTTAAATACGCCGATCAGCCGCCCGAAGGCCGCTTCGACGGCGAGAACAGCAACTACGGCCTGGTGTCGTTGAAAGACGCCCCCTGGGAAACCTTGGTCAATGAAATGACAAAAACCAACCGAAGCGTTGAGTTAGTCCATCAAAAACCGGAAGCCTCTTTATGAAACAATTGTTCTGTCTCTTTTTTGTTGGGTTGTGTCTTGCGGCGCTGCCCATTCATTCGCAACCAACCAGCCCGCAAACCGTAGGCGCAAGCCTCACCGTGGGCGCGACCGCATCGCAAACGATGTATGTGTTTGATTTGGAAGCGTATTTAAACACGCGCCCGGACGACAAAGTGTGGCAGTATGATGTGGTAAACCTCGTCACGGCGTTACAGGGATTAGTCAATCGTCAGCAACCCCAATTGTATATCCTCTTTGTGCGCGAACGCCTGTCTGCGCATCAACTCAACGTCGATCAATATTGGTTAGACAAAATCCATTCTCAAAACGGGCCGTTCGGGTCGTATGAGTTGGTTTCGATTGATCGCCTTGAAACATTGATCGAGATGTTTCGGCGATCATTCACGGGCGTTGTCTTGTGGGACCCTAAAGTCCCCGCGACGGTGAACATCGCGATGACGGTTGCGGGCGTCGACGGGTTGTTGCCTGTCCGCCATGATGAATCTCCCGGGTCATTGTTTAACCAACTGGTGATGGGTGGGCCGGAACTTCCGCCGATTGAGCGGTTGACCGATCTGTTTACGGGGGTCGGGTACGTTCCGTTGCCGCCGCCGTTTGATGACCGCAACATCAAAGCGCTGACTCCCAAAAACGATAGTTACGCCTGGGCGCGCGTTTTATATTTAGAAACCAAAAAGACGTCGCCGAAATATTTCGCGAATTTTATTGATGCTTACGATTGGGACATCCAAGCGCCGGGCGTTCAATACCCCGATTTATACAATTGCCAGATTGTCAATCGAGATTTTTACGTCGCCGAGGGCGCTTTTTTCTGCGACTTAGACCCGTGGTGGGATGAAATCGCGACAGACACCTATAACCCGTTGATAGAGAAGGGAAATACCTATCAATCGGGTTTTGACAACCATACGTTTCGAAACATTCTGAATTTTGCGTACGAAAACACATTAGGCGATGACCGCATTATGCGAGTCGGCGGCTTTGTCCCCTGGTGGAAAAAATACAGTTCGTATGAAAATGTCGGCGGCAAGTATTCGGAGGAAGAAACAGCGGAAGAGTTTGTTAGCATTATGTCGGCGTTTAATGGAATCGTTGATGCGGACAGTTATCCCTTCGGCGCATTGGCGAACGCCTCCGTCTATCGACATGTCAAACTGCCTGAGCGGTTTTTCCAAAACAAGACGCCGCAACCCAAGCCGTTGCAAAACAAAAATTACCTGCTGTTTGTTTTGGGCGATTTCCGGTCGTCTTCTTTGCTGTATCAAACCATTCCTTATTTGTGGGACGACCCCTATCGCGGCGTCTTACCTATCGCCTGGTCGGTTGCGCCGATGTTGTCTGAGCGGGTCCCGCACGTGTTCCAGTATATGTACGACACCCGCACGCCCAATGATTACTTTATCGGCGCCGGGGCCGCCGCCGGGCTGTG
The Candidatus Hinthialibacter antarcticus genome window above contains:
- a CDS encoding beta-galactosidase, which gives rise to MLRIICAFLLTFAALAHSAESDYDGFGGWTHLKGEATGFFHAEQIDGVWWIIDPVGNVFLSKGVNHIVYGGDYSPVTNTSLYKEAVNELYESPTAWSKVVAERLKAWGFNTIGAWSDQRMNHRLVPYTKILDIGSKAGGNWQRGIFPDVFSKKFATQANHIAAMECKKLRDDMFLLGYYPDNELRWGPDWRNKNALLIDFLAMEPSRDGGEQALLFLKKRYRTIEELNQAWKIQVKTWDEISKAKLPESEARKKDEAEFLRKVADQYFRVCYEAVKKADPNHMLLGCRFAGYAPEPVLAAAGTYSDVISYNSYNRLPPVEALNRVHEITTKPIMLTEFSFKAMDSGLPNTKGAGKPVATQKDRAALFTQYVNALMKLPYAVGYHWFKYADQPPEGRFDGENSNYGLVSLKDAPWETLVNEMTKTNRSVELVHQKPEASL
- a CDS encoding GxGYxYP family putative glycoside hydrolase, translating into MKQLFCLFFVGLCLAALPIHSQPTSPQTVGASLTVGATASQTMYVFDLEAYLNTRPDDKVWQYDVVNLVTALQGLVNRQQPQLYILFVRERLSAHQLNVDQYWLDKIHSQNGPFGSYELVSIDRLETLIEMFRRSFTGVVLWDPKVPATVNIAMTVAGVDGLLPVRHDESPGSLFNQLVMGGPELPPIERLTDLFTGVGYVPLPPPFDDRNIKALTPKNDSYAWARVLYLETKKTSPKYFANFIDAYDWDIQAPGVQYPDLYNCQIVNRDFYVAEGAFFCDLDPWWDEIATDTYNPLIEKGNTYQSGFDNHTFRNILNFAYENTLGDDRIMRVGGFVPWWKKYSSYENVGGKYSEEETAEEFVSIMSAFNGIVDADSYPFGALANASVYRHVKLPERFFQNKTPQPKPLQNKNYLLFVLGDFRSSSLLYQTIPYLWDDPYRGVLPIAWSVAPMLSERVPHVFQYMYDTRTPNDYFIGAGAAAGLCYPNRYIPPREHSDLDANGMWFLRNFTKELYKKFDLRQTAAADLDRDRGVKEIFFNEKMQTFFREFSPHGVLTLKPYERRLGQFIVPFDLETANVQERLLPLDSVVERIVSSSRSGQPTFQAYRFNLASPTSLYYLYQQLITKHPDLSFEVLDPISYFYLLRQHYAGGEPEINFAMPTFIDDTIPRTLSPGVPVKVSFTLRNDGWDVWDPKRVPENQRYRITYQFQQENGVVAERGRQAAFIDHTVPTGEMITIDGLIEPPEDASGVYDLMLRFEQENVRVSPIFERIRVVVQ